From a region of the Pontixanthobacter gangjinensis genome:
- a CDS encoding PTS sugar transporter subunit IIA — MIGLILVTHGQLADEFVNAMEHVVGKQESIATVCIGPNDDMEQRRAEISAAISEVDTGNGVIILTDLFGGTPSNLAISLLQKDKVEVIAGINLPMLIRLAGVRKKSDVLTAATAARDAGKTYITIASEFLGEGELAK; from the coding sequence ATGATAGGTTTGATTCTGGTGACCCATGGTCAATTGGCCGACGAATTTGTCAATGCGATGGAACACGTCGTGGGCAAGCAAGAATCGATTGCAACCGTGTGCATCGGACCCAATGATGACATGGAGCAGCGCCGCGCCGAGATCTCAGCAGCTATTTCAGAAGTGGATACTGGGAACGGCGTGATTATTTTGACAGATTTGTTTGGCGGGACGCCTTCCAACCTTGCCATATCACTTTTGCAAAAGGACAAGGTAGAGGTGATTGCCGGTATCAACTTGCCCATGTTGATCCGTTTGGCTGGCGTCCGCAAGAAGAGCGATGTTTTAACCGCGGCGACCGCAGCGCGCGATGCCGGAAAAACCTATATCACCATAGCTTCGGAGTTTTTGGGCGAAGGGGAGCTCGCAAAATGA
- the rapZ gene encoding RNase adapter RapZ, protein MIDDSRPSSPPAMQRILLVTGLSGAGKTTALRVLEDMGWEAIDNFPIRLLGGLIDHADRDGQSSPLAIGFDSRTRGFVPHDIITKVKQLAARSDLQITTLFLDCASSELERRYNETRRRHPMAHERPVHVGIQAERELLEPLRRWADAVIDTSAFASNQLQQSIREQFSGTAPQSMSVIISSFGFARGTPPLADLVFDMRFLDNPHWIDELREQTGLDDPVGVHIKQDPAFDKAFDQIRDLLLTLLPRYAAQGKSYVNIAFGCTGGRHRSVFTAALMANSLHEHGFSPTVLHRNLGSRAADEIEGLKA, encoded by the coding sequence CCGGCGCAGGCAAAACGACCGCATTGCGTGTGTTGGAAGATATGGGCTGGGAAGCGATCGACAATTTCCCGATCCGTTTGCTCGGCGGATTGATCGACCATGCCGATCGTGACGGACAATCTTCACCGTTGGCCATCGGATTTGACTCGCGCACACGCGGGTTTGTTCCACATGATATCATCACCAAAGTCAAACAGCTCGCTGCCAGAAGCGATTTGCAAATCACGACCTTGTTTCTTGATTGCGCCAGCAGCGAGCTTGAACGGCGCTATAATGAAACTCGCCGACGCCATCCTATGGCGCATGAGCGCCCGGTCCATGTGGGCATTCAGGCTGAGCGCGAACTGCTCGAACCTTTGCGCCGGTGGGCCGACGCAGTAATCGACACATCGGCCTTTGCCAGCAATCAGCTTCAACAATCAATCCGCGAGCAATTTTCGGGCACTGCGCCACAAAGTATGTCGGTCATTATCTCCAGTTTCGGCTTTGCGAGAGGCACTCCCCCGTTGGCTGATCTGGTGTTTGACATGCGCTTTCTCGACAACCCCCACTGGATTGACGAATTGCGTGAGCAGACAGGATTGGATGATCCAGTCGGTGTGCACATTAAGCAAGACCCTGCCTTCGATAAGGCTTTTGACCAGATCCGCGATTTGTTGCTGACTTTGTTGCCGCGCTACGCAGCCCAGGGCAAAAGCTACGTCAATATTGCTTTCGGCTGTACTGGGGGGCGTCACCGCTCGGTCTTTACCGCGGCACTAATGGCCAATAGCTTGCACGAGCATGGATTTTCGCCCACGGTTCTTCATCGCAATTTGGGGTCGCGCGCAGCGGACGAGATTGAAGGACTTAAGGCATGA
- a CDS encoding HPr family phosphocarrier protein produces the protein MTEARRSYIIINQRGLHARASAKFVNAVSQLPEGCDVKIAKDGNEAAGGSILGLMMLGAAKGDTIELIVAGDNHGAVLEELGAIIADGFGEE, from the coding sequence ATGACCGAAGCACGCCGGAGCTACATCATCATAAACCAACGCGGTCTTCATGCCCGCGCAAGCGCGAAATTCGTGAACGCGGTGAGCCAGCTTCCCGAAGGGTGCGATGTAAAAATAGCCAAAGATGGGAATGAAGCGGCGGGCGGCTCGATTCTCGGACTGATGATGCTAGGCGCGGCAAAGGGCGACACCATTGAGTTGATTGTCGCAGGCGACAATCACGGCGCTGTGCTGGAAGAATTGGGGGCAATTATCGCTGACGGATTCGGCGAGGAGTAA
- a CDS encoding TrmH family RNA methyltransferase, translating to MPAIERREITGFSNPTVKYLRSLRDKKHRKRERKFLAEGLRLLTDARECGKLPETLIMADKRDPHQLLDELEHAVAQNGGEIIVTPAEILTKITGKDNPQAVAGVFTEFDTSLTSLDRTAGSIWMVAQALRDPGNLGTMLRTCDAVGAGGLILIDDCADPFSVEAVRASMGAVFTQQIGQTSWDDFLPWLRSGPENQRGQLIAASLRNAVDYRDAPYAAPCFILVGNESRGLPEAYENACDLRVTMPMKGRADSLNAAVAGAVLAYEVLASLD from the coding sequence ATGCCTGCTATTGAACGCCGAGAGATTACCGGATTTTCCAATCCAACGGTGAAATATCTCCGCAGCCTGCGCGACAAAAAACACCGAAAGCGGGAGAGGAAATTTCTCGCCGAAGGCCTCCGTCTGCTGACCGATGCACGCGAATGTGGGAAGCTGCCTGAAACGCTAATTATGGCGGACAAACGTGACCCGCATCAGCTGCTGGATGAATTGGAACATGCCGTCGCGCAAAATGGTGGCGAGATAATCGTGACACCTGCCGAGATTCTGACCAAGATTACTGGCAAGGATAATCCGCAAGCAGTTGCCGGCGTTTTTACAGAGTTCGATACTAGTTTGACGTCGCTTGACCGGACTGCCGGATCAATCTGGATGGTAGCGCAAGCGCTGCGAGACCCGGGTAATTTGGGAACGATGCTGCGCACTTGCGACGCGGTGGGTGCTGGTGGCCTAATCCTGATTGATGATTGCGCCGATCCGTTCAGCGTCGAAGCTGTCCGCGCCAGCATGGGAGCCGTTTTTACCCAACAGATCGGGCAAACGAGTTGGGATGATTTCCTGCCGTGGTTGCGAAGCGGTCCAGAAAATCAGCGGGGGCAACTTATCGCCGCAAGCTTGCGCAATGCCGTCGATTATCGCGATGCGCCTTACGCGGCGCCGTGCTTCATCCTTGTCGGCAATGAATCGCGTGGTCTGCCCGAAGCTTACGAAAATGCTTGTGACCTGCGGGTCACGATGCCGATGAAAGGCCGTGCAGACAGTCTGAATGCAGCCGTTGCCGGCGCTGTGCTGGCTTACGAGGTGCTAGCGTCTTTGGATTGA